From Neodiprion pinetum isolate iyNeoPine1 chromosome 7, iyNeoPine1.2, whole genome shotgun sequence, a single genomic window includes:
- the LOC124222699 gene encoding cAMP-dependent protein kinase catalytic subunit beta yields the protein MNERDLDKSFIEYEQILEGLKTNFTENWKTKRKPNQSLDDFVRYRTLGTGAFGRVMLVKQKATGVYYAMKILEKAKLVKLKQVEHTGNEKRILECVRFPFVIYMEFCFKDNSYIYLILPFVTGGEMFSHLRRMGKFDEGLSRFYAAQVTLALEYLHHCGLVYRDLKPENILIESNGYLKITDFGFCKLVDGRTWTLCGTPEYLAPEIILSKGYGKSVDWWSFGVLIYEMNAGYPPFYARDPMKIYEKIVSGKYKFASNFGEDLRDLLKNILQVDLSRRYGNLKDGAVDVKKHRWFRSVNWLLIYQQKVEPGFIPKTGSVGDTSNYDHYDEEELIIDKVDRFAKEFADF from the coding sequence ATGAACGAGCGTGACTTGGATAAATCTTTTATCGAGTACGAGCAGATTTTGGAGGGATTGAAGACGAATTTCACAGAGAACTGGAAGACGAAAAGGAAGCCGAACCAATCGCTCGACGATTTTGTGCGGTATAGAACCCTGGGAACCGGAGCCTTTGGTCGAGTGATGCTCGTGAAGCAAAAAGCTACCGGCGTATACTACGCGATGAAGATATTGGAGAAGGCGAAGTTGGTGAAACTGAAGCAAGTCGAGCATACCGGGAATGAGAAGAGGATATTGGAGTGTGTGCGATTCCCGTTTGTTATCTACATGGAGTTTTGCTTCAAAGATAACTCCTACATATACTTGATCCTACCATTCGTGACCGGCGGTGAAATGTTTTCTCATTTAAGAAGGATGGGAAAGTTCGATGAGGGATTGTCAAGATTTTACGCTGCTCAAGTCACTTTAGCTCTTGAGTATCTGCATCATTGCGGTTTGGTTTATCGCGACCTGAAGCCAGAGAATATATTGATAGAAAGCAATGGCTACCTGAAAATAACAGATTTTGGCTTCTGCAAATTGGTAGACGGTAGAACTTGGACGCTGTGCGGTACGCCGGAATATCTGGCTCCTGAAATAATCCTTTCAAAAGGATACGGTAAGTCGGTGGATTGGTGGAGTTTCGGAGTTCTGATTTACGAAATGAATGCCGGATACCCGCCTTTTTACGCTCGAGATCCGATGAAGATATACGAGAAGATCGTTTCCGGAAAGTACAAGTTCGCAAGCAACTTTGGGGAGGACTTGCGAGACCTGTTGAAGAACATTCTACAAGTGGATTTGTCCAGACGTTACGGGAACTTGAAGGATGGCGCGGTGGACGTCAAGAAGCATCGTTGGTTTCGCTCTGTTAATTGGCTACTGATATACCAGCAGAAGGTAGAGCCTGGCTTCATACCTAAAACCGGTAGCGTCGGAGATACGAGCAACTACGATCACTATGATGAGGAAGAGCTAATCATTGACAAAGTGGATCGTTTTGCCAAGGAGTTTGCTGACTTTTGA
- the sev gene encoding proto-oncogene tyrosine-protein kinase ROS isoform X6: protein MYEELAESWQYCRNESWEKDNQILVKNLQPYTKYRFRVAVILKSTQHSRESIASAPSVPILTKPEGFPLSPPVIVRAAAVDCCRVSVSWEPGPFPNGPLLSYVLRLQGGNYSTLKDISAVENVTDHYMFQNLTPHQNYSVSITMRNSEGEGPPAVIYISTTPEPAVTDMQLPILILGGEHQVKKQVADLLENPVLIYETANKICGVAIHVASGQVFVSDSGGYVYRTSVDEKTDPVVVLSPDQVNFKPLSLSVDWLNLHLYVLGEVKHATTVWQIARCNLDGRGLTVAVAAFLSKPSHIEVDPYNGYLFWVSKDGLSRLDLADISNGVKHETQPDLILEDSHLEAFMVDHRNFRLLIPHPMQNTVLSVTLDGREVSNLRANTQQPQFQNVVSLAMANGLFYWANGRDILTEDYHPGQNRYFHNSYPYKSCYSVNVLMDASQPAPVPVNPPTGVQAVLGAEMAKVSWRAPYLLGGQGKGAWQNWSYELEIKDEITGKAVHQKGIRLLSHTVHRLRERTKYSIKAAAYTSAGRGPWSTEFRGRTLRDPKGEPYASILWSATEGLLKSDVTGENVETLIHRASWKDSEMQYHIVDVAWYKDLLYLVGNNSVLYCYNTTSHENNRMHINSVGSVAVDWISKKLYWANPNQQIITRANLDGTHQEPMSILAIVKELMIDSLEAYLYWSTGYAVEVSRLNGQDRRFYYSDEIFIGKQVMGLTLDTENKFVYWIVRSYESGSILYKAPTSERIPLNDKIIPEQKYLEFQVSALQYPNIQGPLCYFSEHLLWLQDDRNAVIGDLSGQNTAIINGITLSGLQMVAIMDHALHKYPKNLSANSIVVLPSAVSIDSIRVEGKWNNFNVSWNPVKNVNYGTVFYEVKFADYINTNTNSEITKETTIPYHNSEIFSPYAILEVTIKAFTYWGMSHNTRKILRSPQAKPSQPTNARGFVEFDKKPLSDETNISAVFRWDPPDHPNGLIQVYAIDCWYMLEGMNIDICNCLNVNSTMLEYRLYQLLPNTTYYFRVQAYTEVGGGWFTDIVNISTDYENPVPKILVATPEAVRISDLDRQINDTITRHVAIEVAYSAVENKVYGINEMQEMMLADIDSPNVTKILKLNNTASSLCVNWVTRTLFWTEADYGESVSRNIMRLDLTAWEAGYTIAEKIITTRNATLNLDISPLTGTLYWIELVQADRGVTMQSNLNGENVQYFFNQIDDCSCHYAPIVRPVMAVDNTDASTPVIYWVSMEGHLNIADMDGCTCNMVLGPGFNRGLPPTSLTVDKINLYWSNADKDSVYYVEKANPDDTRIKRLYLQSPRSLKAIGKSLQPYPVAECLVPRQVSDNVEVLKKFSNSIKIKLPEPVPHFACEKYNLPATLYTIYITECSAVDSTKCSNNRENMKLKTFKKEIEVENLKPFSRYMFQLSLSNYYSGLESSSPEPHQGVVIITEAGVPTRPENVEVQALTPTLAAVSWLPPKILNGAAVRYEIHWRPVQLVNGMRHNGEQSIKHTEQSSDGKLSATLQSLLPGQDYLICVRAYSTSSAIYNESLPQFLKMYPEPNNLTLTGTSVNSMNISWVPNKNLTIDYSLQYSIVGSDKWQTVVNPILRNDKVEFHIRKLQPKTFYRFKLTLRYPIYKLNVTWPSDARFTFQTSGDVPSAPGTPTITKVRGPVYQVNWEPAHARGSSITLYRLEGTILEDSDTMDKRRNETSEWRLYYNGTDTYWIIPDEMVQKYQFRVQAKNAYGLGTWSKASAVVDLSEAGSGIFVPPQHLGLILGLSVPLILGVMLLCFGFFLCPVYRQRKEDKKAVIPPAAPDVELATLREIPRGNFMQSNTLYATATQDDPDDSSLPKIKREQITLAKFLGSGAFGEVFQGIAKDLDGPGITGVAIKTLRKGASAQEKTEFLREARLMSPFRHKHVLRLLGVCLDTDPPLLVLELMKAGDLLTYLRASRCLQPSDPCALRLQDLLAMCEDVARGCQYLEELHFVHRDLACRNCLVSARDRENRVVKIGDFGLARDIYKNDYYRKEGEGLLPVRWMAPESLVDGVFTSQSDVWAFGVLMWEITSLGQQPYPARTNLEVLYHVRAGGRLPKPLNCPTPLHQLMLRCWSTADARPSFKACLDHIITLRSRTEDAAISPAHAGHYLSKQGVSNMAYFADENQNHNHSGNSWKSTSSEGSRDMQPFLPDSCNTTALLASGEIPKYLELIADNDVPDIRDTPTGGYEVPRPVQCLDKNEVQKESKIPELSDSQNESSNLDREQLEDVVNQKRESTNNFDLTEPKRASISSTGEKFCILDSSRLANHVSKCIAATNSPNSIDDSRKSEKISTEIRGSLTSLSGRSSSSHGSSTSLTPSRPSSSLLNSQNTLPLKKNGATKQNILSSDTNGGRNIISKLSRTHSILQNGKANIPLAINSALLNSLRQTPGTGEDGNEIATYTNINSDAVRVNG, encoded by the exons ATGTACGAGGAGCTCGCGGAATCTTGGCAATACTGCAGAAACGAATCGTGGGAAAAAGACAATCAGattttagtaaaaaatttacagcctTACACAAAGTACAGG tttcgcGTAGCCGTGATCCTGAAATCGACTCAGCACTCTAGGGAATCAATTGCTTCAGCTCCTAGTGTTCCAATCTTGACTAAACCCGAGGGTTTTCCATTGTCACCACCGGTAATTGTTAGGGCGGCAGCGGTAGATTGCTGCCGCGTGTCCGTGTCTTGGGAACCGGGACCGTTTCCAAACGGCCCACTTTTGTCCTATGTCCTGCGGCTGCAAGGGGGCAATTATTCCACGCTTAAG GATATTTCAGCTGTTGAAAATGTGACAGACCATTACATGTTTCAAAATCTGACGCCACATCAAAACTATTCTGTGAGCATAACGATGAGGAATAGCGAAGGGGAGGGACCTCCTGCCGTAATATACATTTCAACAACGCCCGAGCCAgctg TTACAGACATGCAACTACCGATACTGATTCTTGGAGGAGAGCACCAGGTGAAGAAGCAGGTCGCCGACTTGTTAGAAAATCCAGTCTTGATCTATGAAACGGCCAACAAAATTTGCGGTGTCGCGATACACGTTGCCTCTGGACAAGTATTCGTATCGGATTCAGGTGGCTACGTTTATCGAACATCGGTTGATGAAAAAACCGATCCTGTTGTCGTGCTGAGCCCGGACCAAGTGAACTTCAAGCCACTGAGTTTATCCGTTGATTGGCTGAACTTGCATCTGTACGTCTTGGGAGAAGTCAAACACGCAACGACCGTCTGGCAAATCGCTCGTTGCAACCTGGATGGACGGGGACTGACCGTTGCGGTCGCAGCTTTTTTGTCCAAGCCTTCGCACATCGAAGTTGATCCGTACAACGGGTACCTGTTTTGGGTCAGCAAAGATGGATTATCTCGTTTGGATTTAGCCGATATTAGCAACGGTGTGAAGCACGAG ACACAGCCAGACCTTATACTCGAAGATTCGCATCTGGAGGCATTTATGGTCGATCACAGAAATTTTCGTCTGCTGATACCACATCCTATGCAAAACACGGTGTTATCGGTTACTTTGGATGGTAGAGAAGTCTCGAATCTCCGAGCGAACACTCAGCAGCCGCAATTTCAGAACGTCGTTTCACTGGCTATGGCCAACGGTTTGTTTTATTGGGCAAACGGAAGGGATATACTAACGGAAGACTATCATCCAGGCCAGAACAGATACTTTCATAACTCGTATCCCTACAA GTCTTGCTACAGCGTAAATGTGCTGATGGACGCCAGTCAACCAGCTCCAGTTCCTGTCAATCCACCGACCGGTGTTCAGGCTGTTCTTGGAGCCGAAATGGCAAAGGTTTCTTGGAGAGCGCCGTATCTGCTCGGAGGACAGGGTAAAGGAGCTTGGCAAAACTGGTCCTACGAATTAGAAATCAAAGACGAAATAACCGGGAAAGCTGTTCATCAAAAAGGAATCCGTTTATTGTCTCACACTGTTCATCGATTGAGAGAGAGAACTAAGTATTCGATAAAGGCTGCGGCATATACGAGCGCCGGACGAGGTCCCTGGTCTACAGAATTTCGAGGACGAACATTGAG AGATCCAAAAGGCGAGCCCTACGCTTCTATATTGTGGTCCGCGACTGAAGGATTATTGAAGAGTGACGTGACCGGAGAAAACGTGGAGACTTTGATACACAGGGCAAGCTGGAAGGACTCTGAAATGCAGTATCACATTGTCGACGTTGCGTGGTACAAAGACCTGCTCTACTTGGTCGGTAATAACTCGGTTTTGTACTGCTATAACACGACTAGCCATGAGAATAACAGAATGCACATAAATTCCGTTGGAAGCGTCGCTGTCGATTGGATATCGAAAAAACTCTACTGGGCAAATCCAAATCAGCAAATA ATAACCAGAGCAAACTTGGATGGAACTCATCAAGAACCAATGTCAATACTGGCAATTGTCAAGGAATTGATGATAGACTCGTTGGAAGCCTATTTGTATTGGTCGACTGGATATGCGGTCGAAGTATCGAGACTTAATGGCCAAGACAGAAGATTCTATTATTccgatgaaatatttatcggtAAGCAAGTAATGGGTTTGACGTTGGACACGGAGAACAAGTTTGTGTATTGGATTGTCAGGAGTTACGAAAGCGGATCGATACTCTACAAAGCACCAACGTCCGAAAGAATACCattgaatgataaaattattccaGAGCAg AAATATTTGGAGTTTCAGGTTTCGGCGTTACAATATCCTAACATACAAGGGCCACTTTGTTACTTTTCGGAGCACTTGCTGTGGCTCCAAGATGATAGAAATGCAGTTATCGGAGATTTGTCTGGTCAAAACACAGCCATTATCAACGGAATAACCTTGTCCGGTCTTCAGATGGTTGCCATAATGGATCACGCTCTTCACAAGTATCCGAAGAATTTATCTGCGAATAGCATTGTTGTATTACCGTCTGCGGTAAGCATAGACAGCATAAGAGTGGAAGGTAAATGGAACAATTTCAACGTCTCGTGGAACCCTGTGAAGAATGTAAACTACGGAACGGTCTTTTACGAGGTGAAATTCGCGGATTATATAAACACGAATACGAATTCAGAAATCACTAAGGAAACAACGATACCTTACCACAAttccgaaatattttcaccatacGCCATATTGGAAGTAACCATAAAAGCGTTCACTTATTGGGGAATGTCACATAACACACGAAAAATTCTGAGATCTCCTCAAGCGAAACCTAGTCAACCAACAAACGCAAGAGGATTCGTTGAATTTGATAAGAAACCACTTAGCGACGAGACTAATATTTCCGCGGTGTTCAG ATGGGATCCACCCGATCATCCCAACGGCTTGATCCAAGTTTACGCAATAGACTGTTGGTACATGCTGGAAGGTATGAATATAGACATTTGCAACTGTCTCAATGTAAATTCGACAATGTTGGAATACCGATTGTATCAGTTGCTGCCGAACACAACTTATTACTTCCGAGTGCAGGCATACACAGAAGTCGGTGGCGGATGGTTCACCGACATCGTCAATATATCAACTGATTACGAAAATCCTGTACCAAAAATATTGGTGGCTACACCAGAGGCTGTGAGAATTTCAGATTTGGACAGACAAATCAACGACACGATAACCAGACATGTCGCTATTGAAGTGGCCTACTCTGCGGTGGAGAATAAAGTATATGGAATAAACGAAATGCAGGAGATGATGCTCGCGGATATCGATAGTCCGAACGTAACAAAAATTCTTAAATTGAACAATACCGCGTCAAGTTTATGCGTCAATTGGGTTACCAGGACCTTATTTTGGACGGAAGCAGATTACGGAGAATCTGTTAGTAGAAATATTATGCGACTGGATTTAACAGCGTGGGAAGCAGGCTATACAATCGCCGAGAAAATAATAACCACTAGGAACGCAACGTTGAATTTGGATATATCACCTCTGACAGG AACATTGTATTGGATCGAGTTAGTTCAAGCCGATCGTGGAGTGACGATGCAATCAAATTTGAACGGAGAAAATGTTCAGTATTTCTTCAACCAAATTGACGACTGCTCGTGTCATTATGCGCCGATTGTGAGACCGGTCATGGCGGTCGACAATACGGACGCCTCTACTCCTGTAATTTATTGGGTCTCAATGGAAGGCCACTTGAACATCGCAGACATGGATGGATGTACTTGCAATATGGTGCTCGGTCCAG GTTTTAACAGAGGTTTACCACCGACGTCATTGACAGTGGACAAGATCAATCTTTACTGGTCAAACGCGGATAAGGACAGTGTTTATTACGTAGAAAAGGCCAATCCGGATGACACCAGAATCAAAAGACTTTACTTGCAGAGCCCGCGTAGTCTTAAAGCCATTGGAAAATCTTTGCAGCCTTATCCAGTTGCCGAATGCTTGGTTCCGAGACAAGTATCTGATAATGTTGAAGTtctgaagaaattttcaaactccaTCAAGATCAAGTTACCTGAACCTGTGCCCCACTTCGCATGTGAGAAATATAATCTTCCGGCAACACTGTATACCATTTACATTACCGAATGCTCCGCGGTAGATTCTACTAAGTGTAGCAACAACAGAGAAAATATGAAACTGAAGACTTTCAAGAAGGAAATCGAAGTTGAAAATCTTAAACCGTTTAGTAGATACATGTTTCAGCTGAGTTTGAGCAACTACTACAGTGGCTTGGAGTCTTCCAGTCCTGAACCACACCAGggagtagtaataataacggAGGCAGGAGTGCCAACGAGGCCGGAAAATGTCGAAGTTCAAGCACTAACGCCTACTTTAGCGGCGGTTAGTTGGCTCCCACCAAAAATATTGAACGGAGCAGCTGTTCGCTATGAAATTCATTGGAGACCAGTGCAGCTTGTTAACGGAATGAGACACAACGGCGAACAGTCGATTAAACACACCGAGCAATCTTCGGATGGAAAACTATCTGCGACGCTGCAGTCATTATTGCCGGGACAAGATTACCTGATATGTGTTCGCGCTTACTCGACTTCCAGTGCTATTTACAACGAAAGCCTTCCTCAATTCCTGAAAATGTATCCAGAACCAAACAACTTGACGCTGACTGGTACCAGTGTCAACTCGATGAACATATCATGGGTGCCGAATAAAAATCTGACTATTGACTACAGTCTGCAGTACTCGATAGTGGGATCGGACAAATGGCAAACAGTTGTTAATCCGATACTTCGAAATGATAAGGTGGAATTCCACATTCGTAAACTGCAACCGAAAACTTTCTACAGATTTAAATTGACGCTAAGGTATCCGATTTATAAGCTTAACGTCACCTGGCCGTCAGACGCGAGATTTACTTTCCAAACATCAG GCGATGTTCCAAGCGCTCCTGGAACTCCCACAATAACAAAGGTGCGTGGTCCGGTCTATCAAGTTAATTGGGAGCCTGCACACGCTCGTGGATCTTCGATCACGTTGTATCGTCTTGAAGGAACCATCTTAGAAGATTCCGATACTATGGATAAACGTCGCAACGAAACTAGCGAATGGCGCCTCTACTATAACGGGACAGACACTTACTGGATAATCCCAGACGAAATGGTGCAAAAGTAccaatttcgagttcaagCAAAGAACGCGTATGGCCTTGGAACTTGGAGTAAAGCCAGCGCAGTGGTTGACTTAAGTGAGGCTGGGAGTGGGATATTTGTCCCTCCACAACACCTGGGATTGATACTAGGACTCAGTGTTCCTCTGATCCTCGGAGTGATGCTATTATGTTTTGGCTTTTTCCTTTGTC CAGTCTACCGGCAACGTAAAGAGGATAAAAAGGCAGTAATTCCACCAGCTGCGCCCGACGTTGAATTAGCAACGTTACGTGAAATTCCGCGCGGAAATTTTATGCAGTCAAACACGTTGTACGCAACTGCGACGCAAGACGACCCGGACGACTCTTCGCTGCCAAAGATAAAAAGGGAGCAAATAACGCTGGCCAAATTCCTGGGTAGCGGTGCATTCGGAGAG GTTTTTCAAGGCATTGCGAAGGACCTGGACGGTCCTGGAATAACTGGAGTGGCTATAAAGACTCTTAGAAAAGGGGCGTCTGCGCAAGAGAAGACTGAATTTTTACGCGAGGCTCGACTTATGAGTCCCTTCAGGCACAAGCACGTTCTTCGACTGCTTGGAGTTTGCCTAGACACAGATCCGCCGCTGCTGGTGTTGGAGCTAATGAAGGCTGGGGATCTGTTGACGTATTTGAGAGCCAGCCGCTGTCTACAGCCATCGGATCCCTGTGCTCTTCGACTTCAAGATCTTCTTGCTATGTGCGAAGATGTGGCGAGAGGCTGCCAATACCTGGAGGAACTTCATTTTGTTCACAGAGACCTAGCTTGCAGGAACTGCCTGGTATCCGCCAGGGACAGAGAGAACCGTGTGGTAAAAATTGGAGACTTCGGACTCGCAAGAGACATCTATAAAAACGATTACTACCGCAAG GAGGGCGAAGGCCTACTGCCGGTACGATGGATGGCACCGGAGTCTCTAGTGGATGGGGTATTTACCTCTCAAAGTGACGTGTGGGCGTTCGGTGTTTTGATGTGGGAAATCACTTCCCTGGGCCAGCAGCCATACCCGGCAAGAACAAATCTGGAAGTGCTATACCACGTTAGAGCTGGCGGAAGACTGCCAAAGCCGCTAAATTGTCCAACGCCGTTACATCAGTTGATGCTGCGCTGCTGGAGCACGGCGGATGCTAGACCCAGTTTTAAGGCTTGTTTGGATCATATAATAACGCTCAGAAGCAGAACAGAAGATGCCGCGATCAGCCCTGCACATGCTGGCCATTACTTATCTAAACAAG GCGTGTCTAACATGGCTTACTTTGCTGATGAGAATCAAAATCATAACCACTCAG gCAACTCCTGGAAATCTACAAGCTCcgaaggcagtagggacatGCAGCCATTTTTACCCGATTCTTGCAACACGACGGCACTATTAGCGTCCGGAGAAATTCCGAAATATTTAGAATTAATAGCAGATAACGATGTACCTGATATTAGAGATACTCCGACTGGTGGCTATGAAGTACCGAGACCCGTACAGTGCCTGGATAAAAATGAAGTTCAAAAGGAAAGCAAAATACCAGAACTATCAGATTCGCAAAATGAAAGCTCAAACTTGGATCGTGAACAATTGGAAGATGTTGTAAATCAAAAAAGAGAATCGACGAATAACTTTGACTTGACGGAACCAAAAAGAGCCTCCATTTCCAGCACAGGAGAAAAATTCTGCATTTTGGATAGCTCAAGGTTGGCTAATCATGTTTCAAAATGTATAGCCGCGACGAACTCTCCGAATTCCATTGACGACAGTCGCAAGAGCGAAAAAATCTCAACAGAAATCAGAGGATCGCTGACTAGTTTGAGCGGTAGAAGCAGCAGCTCCCACGGCTCGTCGACAAGCTTGACTCCTTCTAGGCCAAGCTCGTCGTTATTAAATTCTCAGAATACTTTGCCATTGAAGAAGAATGGGGCAACTAAGCAAAACATTCTATCGAGCGATACGAATGGTGGAAGAAATATAATTTCGAAATTAAGCAGGACACATTCAATTCTGCAAAACGGGAAAGCGAATATACCTTTAGCAATAAATAGTGCCTTACTGAATTCTCTCAGGCAAACACCAGGTACAGGTGAAGATGGAAATGAGATCGCTACCTATACAAATATAAACTCTGACGCGGTCAGAGTAAATGGGTAA
- the LOC124222698 gene encoding uncharacterized protein has product MGRTKRERKASSSENESDSSKDEGSSNSSDAKEQAPPSPKQRKRQMEKEERVRPKETRQDRNVERSRWESPDGRKRKHSPQSQNQRYPASRDDRRKGHRERQDGGEARTKWEKKERDRDIDRDLEKRRKEDNRSQNESDNQRRRERDAPERSNRNYNGENRPVDRFDGRRQNERKSPRRDERNRGFEERERGRHNSGRGGRRGGRGNRFGDGDGPRSSFDGSRVKGEPSPEWGKADMKKENNGKPIEKEKPNFEPSGKLTEDANTVNGVVIKYTEPMEARKPKRRWRLYPFKGEKALPTLYVHRQSAYLMGRDRKVADIPLDHPSCSKQHAALQFRLVSFQREDGGEGKRVRPYLIDLESANGTHVNDIKLEPKRYHELLERDVLRFGFSSREYVLLHEQSKDDALDDDVPFTSAVPK; this is encoded by the exons ATGGGGCGAACGAAAAGGGAACGCAAGGCTAGCAGTTCAGAGAACGAGTCTGATAGTTCCAAGGACGAAGGTTCGTCGAATTCAAGTGATGCCAAAGAACAAGCACCGCCTTCGCCGAAGCAGCGCAAGAGGCAGATGGAGAAAGAAGAACGCGTAAGGCCAAAGGAAACGCGCCAGGACAGAAACGTAGAAAGATCAAGATGGGAAAGCCCGGACGGAAGGAAGCGGAAGCACAGTCCTCAGTCTCAGAACCAACGGTACCCGGCGTCACGCGACGACAGAAGAAAGGGTCACAGAGAGCGCCAGGACGGCGGAGAGGCCAGAACCAAGTGGGAGAAAAaggagagagatagagatatAGACAGAGATTTGGAAAAGCGAAGGAAGGAGGATAACCGCAGCCAAAATGAATCTGACAACCAGCGGAGGCGGGAACGCGATGCTCCGGAAAGGTCGAACAGAAACTACAACGGTGAAAATCGACCCGTCGATAGGTTTGACGGCAGAAGGCAGAACGAAAGGAAGTCCCCTCGGCGAGACGAGAGGAACAGGGGGTTTGAAGAGCGAGAACGAGGTAGACATAACAGCGGTAGAGGTGGCAGGCGAGGGGGTAGAGGAAACAGATTCGGGGATGGCGATGGGCCGAGAAGCAGTTTCGACGGCTCCAGAGTAAAGGGTGAGCCGTCGCCGGAATGGGGAAAAGCGGATATGAAAAAGGAGAACAACGGGAAGCCAATTGAGAAAGAGAAGCCAAATTTCGAGCCGTCTGGAAAGTTGACGGAAGACGCAAATACTGTGAACGGTGTGGTGATAAAATACACAGAACCAATGGAGGCGCGAAAGCCGAAGCGCCGTTGGAGACTCTATCCCTTCAAGGGTGAGAAGGCGTTGCCCACCCTCTACGTCCATAGGCAGTCTGCTTACCTGATGGGCAGGGATCGCAAGGTTGCGGATATTCCTCTGGACCATCCGTCTTGCTCCAAACAGCATGCCGCTCTGCAGTTTAGGCTTGTCTCATTCCAGAGGGAAGATGGCGGCGAAGGAAAGAGGGTCAGACCGTATTTGATAGACCTAGAATCTGCCAACGGCACTCATGTCAATGACATCAAACTCGAGCCTAAAAGGTATCACGAGCTCTTGGAGAGGGATGTTCTGCGCTTTGGATTCAGCTCTCGGGAATACGTTCTTCTGCACGAACAGAGTAAGGATGATGCTCTGGATGATGACGTCCCATTTACATCTGCTGTTCCG AAATGA
- the sra gene encoding protein sarah, with amino-acid sequence MEDKREANLDSEHGSSENTENIIINEVDGLPNLHPNYQQLELELEADQDRGDANMRTIDELVRDEDLPTSVIVTNVDPRVFKDPQIMSGIETLFKQFGENATFQYFRSFRRMRVNYSSPSAAAHARIQLHQTRYGETDINCYFAQPVTPIDMEDQHLHPPAPTKQFLISPPASPPVGWEPREEGEPLVNHDLLAAIANLSPGATHELHPGGSGQPGIVVHVCETTNPMKSGPRIQHTRCPEY; translated from the exons ATGGAGGATAAACGAGAGGCGAACCTCGATAGTGAGCATGGGTCCTCGGAGAATACggagaatataataattaacgagGTCGACGGCCTGCCAAACTTGCATCCCAATTACCAACAGCTTGAACTAGAATTGGAAGCTGACCAGGATCGCGGAGACGCGAACATGAGAACGATAGACGAATTAGTCAGAGACGAAGATCTCCCAACTTCAGTAATTGTCACCAATGTAGACCCCAGAGTTTTCAAAGATCCTCAGATAATG AGTGGCATAGAAACACTGTTCAAACAGTTCGGAGAAAACGCCACTTTTCAGTACTTCAGATCTTTCAGACGAATGAGGGTCAACTATAGTTCGCCCAGCGCCGCTGCTCATGCCAGGATACAGCTGCACCAAACACGTTATGGAGAGACGGATATCAACTGCTACTTTGCTCAACCTGTCACGCCAATAG ATATGGAAGATCAGCATCTCCACCCGCCAGCACCAACTAAACAGTTCCTAATTTCACCTCCGGCATCACCGCCAGTTGGTTGGGAGCCTCGGGAAGAAGGCGAGCCGCTCGTGAACCATGATTTACTCGCAGCAATTGCCAACCTATCACCAG GTGCGACCCACGAACTCCATCCAGGCGGATCTGGTCAACCTGGTATAGTTGTCCACGTCTGTGAGACAACGAATCCTATGAAAAGTGGTCCTCGTATACAGCACACACGTTGTCCAGAGTATTAA